From the Chanos chanos chromosome 7, fChaCha1.1, whole genome shotgun sequence genome, the window CTCAtgaacctgccccccccccccaccaccacctcgAGAAGTCACAACTACAAACCTACGTCAGATGGATGAAGTCACAACTGCATTTGAAGAGTGACCGTCAGAACAGTGACCTGAATCTGAACACAAGACTGGCCCTTTCGTGTTTCTGCCGGTGCAGTTCCTGTTAAAGTCAGTCGTGTTTTGtcaacacattttttcacaCCTTAAACCTAAAACCATCTCTTGGCAAATGTTTCTCAGACAAGGGCCTTTaactgggaaagagagagtccaatggggaaaaacaaaacaatacagacaGTTTTCTCAAGCAGTCACAGTCTCTAAATGAGGGCCCTTCCCTAGCAACTAAACAACTGCCTAGTAATGAATGTCAAGGAAACTCGCTTGAACCCCCTTGGTGCGAATCAAGCCATGGCATCAAGGGAAAGGGCCAGGCTTAGAGAgaaaggcaagagagagagagagagagagagagagaggtaagacGTCGTCAAAAGCCCTTGACATGTACCAGAGGCGTACAGGAAGAGCAGCAAGTGGCAAAGCATACACTGGTGTGAGTCAGGGCACAGGCTAGCTCTTCACCAGATATACTTTGTCATTATATTAAAATGGGCATGCAGACTTCGTCTGAGGAGAGGCACCCTGGTTCACCTTAACCAGCAGAAGTGTCCACAAAAGGTGAGTGTCTCAATTCCCTTCAACAACTTTATGATAATGAACTGTCCTGTATTGCAGCCAAGacactcttcatggacacaccTACATGTGTAACTTTTTACTACTTGGAACTATTGCCTCACGCTCTCTGCAATCTGTAAACATGAGAAATGACTTCCTATTGTTTTGCTCACTGTTGAACGTTAATGTGTGAAAATATATACCAACCTCAAAGCCTCTTTGTATTTCAAGACTCATGCCTGGCTTGAAAATTAACACGCAAAAGGTTTCTAAAACGCCACTGAGTTCTCCTTGGGAACAAGAGCTTGGGCTTGAATTGACTTGAAATGTGTCAGTGGCTTCCAGTAACGTGCAGCACTGTGCAACCATGATAAACCTTCTCTCctgtaaaaacaatacaaattaGCCAGAGCTTGGCAACAATATTCACTTTTAATCACAATGAGAATCCATTTTGACTGCTAATCTAATCTCCTCAGACACTTGCCAGTGCAGTAGAGACTTGTATTGCTAGGCAGCCACCCccctgagtgagtgagagctgTTTTGCATGTATCTATGTGATGTGAGGTTTGGGGCTATGATTCTAGTCAGTGAACAGACAGCTTGACACCCATCAAAGCACAGAAGACACTAAACAGATGAATGGAAGTTCCCTGGATGGGATTACTATACAGGATGTACTGCATTTTTCCAGGAAACATACGTTTTTATGGGCAGTCAATCACAGTTATTTTGGGGTGTGTATTGTTTAATGATTACTAAATCCAGGTTCTTTTTTATTAAGGGCTCACAAGTGtgcactcacccacacacaaaaaacacatagtCAGTAAGCCAAATTGCATTGCAACAGTTTTTTATGCATTAACTTGTTTGCTTTTTCAGGAAGCAATTACAGTAAATCATATGTGGATAATATTTTTGAGAAGGCCTGTCTGAGCAAGCTATCACTTTGCTCAAAGGCACCACAGTGCTTGTTAACACTGATCTGTTAAACACTTACCTAAACTCAGCAACACAACCATACAAACCAGTGATTTAGACTATAACTTCCTCTAAGTCACACAACCAATTTTGAGTATTTTTAACCCATTCTTTCACTTATTTTCTTACACACAAAGATTCTcctatttttatatttttacacatacataagatggagagagagagagagagagggtgtttcactttttgtttatttagaacTAGAACCAACCTGTCAGATCTTGACAATGTTGGTTCCAACTTGGCTGCTACACATCCTATTGCATTAGGGCTAAAAGTTATCATGTTCTTCtacactttttattttcacaatgttaagtttttttccttttctggaCACAGACACGGACAAAACTTTCTTCCTCTATCAGTGTCATGCCAGAGACCGGACTGAAATCACTTTTAAACAGCTGCACTGCTGTTCCAACGCACCATGCTGCCTTGCTGTGTCGTTTCTTCTTGAGATTTTCTATGATAGAGTTGCTTAGAGACAATCTGTGTACTTTTGAGGCAAACAGAGAGTGCTGCAGTACACAATCTTTGACTGCCTTTgatttcatcaaaacaaaatcacagagATTATCAGTTTTCAGAAAGCGTGAAGCAGCAAGCCTAGCAAGAAAACCTAGGCTGTTGCTCCACTAACAGCGGTTTGTTCCACAGGTCCTCCAAACAACAGGGGGCCATTCTGGGTATTCATTGTTTCATCCTTTCCATGAAAAACCTTCTCCAGTAGCCATCACATCAGAGATGTCTGGTTCTACTCAGTCTTCAGAGGAACTGTTGTGTGCTAATGACTCTGCAGAGGTGGAATGTCCCATCTGTTATCAGGAGTATAACCAGGGCAGCAAATGCCCACGAATGCTAGAGTGTCTCCACGTCTTCTGCACCGAATGCTTACGCAACATTCAGCTTTCACCCCTCAACCTGCCGGACCCACAAACCCCCACCTGCATTTCCTGCCCCCTCTGCCGACACCCCACCCACTTGGAGGATGGCGACACCCACTCTTTGCCTTGTAACTCCCGGATCCTCGCCCGCCTCCCTCCGCTGGCCTTCCGGATGCCCGTGTCCGTGACGACGCGCCTGGCCACTGTCACCCAACGGGTGGTGCTGTCGCTGGAAGCGCGGGATGCGCGTTTCATCATCTTGCCGACTGTGAGCCTGCGTGTGGAGCagatgggtgagagagagagtctgcccTCTCCCACCAGCTCAGGGGCCTTCCGAGGGGAGGTGGAGGTGCTGCACAGGCATCGACGGACGCTGCTTTGTGTACAGCTGATGGCAGTGCTGTTTTGgatcttgtttgtgtttacctgtgtgatGGGGGTAGTGTTTGGGCCTAGCTTCTTCCACAACTGAGGTGAAggggcaacagagagagacagagagagagtgttacagtTTAAGCATGTGTTTTGGTGGGGAGTCTATGTGAGGGAGacagtgtgagtatgagtatctgtgtggaagagagaaaaagggagaaaatgtgagactaagggtgtgtgtgtgtgtgtgtgtgtgtgcatgcgtgtgagagagagggagtgagagggagaaggagagagacagacagtgacaatGTGACAGACTTCACAACAGAGGATGTGCCTTCAGAGGTGAGTTAATATCCCTAAAGAAATAAAGTAATGAGAGAAAATCTACAGAAATATGAAGATTCTGTGTGTGGAACAACTGTAGCTTTTGTCATAATGATTGAAGATACCTTGGAGAACTTacttttttgtctctgagaaacaacaaaaacaccagcTAATTTCTAACCCCAGAAGTGTGAAGTCTAAATCATGCATTTTCTGTAACTTTTCATTGTTACAAATGAGCTgtcaaatgaatgtaaacacCACACACTTTAAAGGAATAGCTTTTTATGCTGTTGATGAAAATCGaaatttacattgtattagaaTGTGAAGCCACTGATTTCTTGAAAACACCACTTAGATGTactgtgactgtgcatgtgaaTGTAGATATGTGACTCACCCATTATCCTTCCATTGTGTGGAAAAGACATGTCCGCTCTTATTAAGTCTGTATATATTCTGAGGTTAATAAAGATAGGTTGTTACATGAATATTTAtccaaatattttatttgtgcaaTATCATTTGTGTGAAATAAGATTTGAACGattgactgaaacatttctgaTGTTATGAGATAGATGTTTTTATGTGGATATCTCGTTTATGTGAATTACGTTTTTCACACGTTATTAAACGTGAACAACATTAGGATTTTCATTGATAAAATGACCAGCGTGTCTATTGACTAAAcgtaaaacaaagagaatagCAAGACTGTCCATTAAACCTTTAAGATTGTGCTGgaatgtgaaaatgatgatTGTGCAATAGTGGTCTACAGCAGAAACACTTCTGTGACACCGTGGTTTTATAATGGAACATGATGTGAACAGTGACCAGTCTGAACTTAtgcatttattaatttataccAGTGaacagataaatgaaaatgaattaaagcgTATTAAAcgtgaagaaaaaaatcactcctGTATTGCCTGTTGTCACGTTACATGTCCGGACCACATGCACAGagttcaacaacaacaacaaaaaacatacacacgcttTCGGAAAGAATAGACTGCTTATTTGCTGTTGGCATTCACTGAAATTAagcaaagtgaaatgaaatgatcagTGTCTTTGAATTCTTTCTCCAAACTCTCACGTTCAGCACGTATGTGCACTTTCGTTCTTACACAGTCCTTCCGCGCGCCAAAACAGACACGACAACTGATGAACTTTGCATTTGGCTGCTAAATCGCTCCTCAAAACCTCCAGCGATTCAACTGCAACTAGGGAATTCACTGCTGAGAGGGACCCAATCAGTATGAGGGCATATTCAGGTGTGGACGTCCCTCTAGCGGTTCACGTGGGAACTATAATGTTTGGTATTTTATTTTGCCTGAAATTAGTATCGTATGTAAATCCTTGTAAGCATTACAATTAGTTTCTGTATTTCTATGTTCGCGCGGACACCAGCGCTACCAAAGCACGTAGCCTAAATATTTTACGCTTCATTGCATTTAGAAAGACACGCGAAATACTTCCAGTCCTTCTGGCAGCCAGAAATGACTAAGCCATATGGAGTTTTGATTTAGGCTACTCTTGCCAAGAACGCTCGAGTCTTTTGATATTTGAATACCACGGGGAGCGTATCGGATGTTCAAATCATACGCAAGTGTAAATCTTCTGAATGGTCTTTCATCTCTCATTTGTAAtcatgtgcttgtttttttttcttttctttaaggTCTATCCAGTTATAAATCGTTacgcaagaaaaaaaagaggaaaaatcatcgAGAGGGTGGGATTGAAATGGGATTCAGAAAGTAACCAACACGGAGGCAACTTTTTAGAGTTAATTTTGGTATTTAGTGAATACttgttcagtttagttcagtcttgcctgccctgtaactgtaaaataaaaatgaagccACTGTTGaataactgtaaaaaaacactgtcaaaagCCAACTTTAGTGTTATGCGCTCCTTTATTTCTTAACAAGGATTAGATTTTTGGTCGGTATTTAATATTTCGATGTCCACGATTTCAACAACCCTTTTCAGTGTATGCGACGGAAAATTCTATGCATCTCAACAAAGCATCATTACCTGTACAAGTCATAAAGTATCTGTATTCTATTTCACGTGGgttactcacacacagtccaggCTGCGGGTGGGACGGGGGTACGTCGGGAGAACGTGAATGGGTCACCTCCCTTACGTCACACGCCGCGTTGGCCTGCGTTCGGGAAAACTTTTTGAAACCCCCCtcttgtgttgttgttgggggAAAAAGTTGTTGCAAGAAGTTCGGCCGTATGAATGTAACCGTGTGTGTAACGTTTAACCTATTGGACAGCGTTCACCAAAGGTTTTGCGCGAGATATTCAGCGACTGAAGGATAAACCCGGCATCTGGATACTATCTTTCCTCTATTGTGgaagctttgtctaaagaaaacTGGCTTGATAGCATTGTAGTTCGCTAGCGTCTCGCCTCGACCCCCTCCTCTTGTTGGCCAGCTAACTTTAGCCAGCTAGCAATCACCTCTACAAACTTTTTTTCGGGACTGTGAGGTAAAGGCGCTAATAAAATGGCGGAAACCAAAATTATTTATCACATTGACGAAGAGGAGACCCCATACTTAGTGAAAATACCCATAGCGGCGGAAAAAATAACCTTGCTTGATTTTAAACAAGTTTTGAACAAGCCCAACTACAAATTCTTCTTCAAGTCTATGGACCAGGACTTCGGGTGAGTGAATGACTGCCCCATGATTGTGCGAGTCTGCTCGTGCGGCTAGGTTGCCATGCAGATGGATTGGCCAATACGCAGTATTTGCAGCCAGTGGAATCTAAATTCgttgcacaaaacaaaacacagagaaaaaaacttttcttaATTTTTCAAAGACGCATTGATATTCTGAATGCTGCAGTAGTCACTTGTCAAATAAGTTCCATGGAAAAGGGGTTATGGAGAGCGCTGGAGTATCTGCAACTTGAAACTTTGTTTCAAAACCTTGTGAAGTTTGCAGGTTCGCATTACAGTAACGTATGCAGTTAGCAAGCGAGATTTCGTGCTGCGTTTCGATGCGGTACTGAATGACAGTGCTTgtttttgctgtggttttgtttatgttttgttttgcatttccaTACGGTGCTCTGCATAAAAATCAGATGCTTTGGGACTGGTATGCAAACATTCTTTTTCACTTACGCTCCTACGTGCATGCCAGATACTTGTAATAATATTACGCAATATTTTCAGGTacagtcaacagagagagagaacgagagagggagcTGGACCGTTCAGATGCCTGGACAATCTAGCTCTGCACGTTCTGTTTACCCCCTTCACTTTAACTCCTCACAGCTCGACTTATATTGTGCTTTCTTTATTTCGTATCCGTGTAGTATACCATAGAATAGGGTGGGGGAAAAGCCCCCCACCCCATATCTTTCAGGGTATTCTGTCTCTACTAATTTTTATTCTGCTCGTGTCCATCACGGGCTGAAAGCTTCgctcctttcctccctctcctctcgcTTTTGGGAAACTTGCCAGTTTTGTCCGCATGTTTTCTATTCAAGTCTTATTCCTAAATCCCACAGACTCCGTTTGAATACTAGGctaattactctctctctctctctctctctctctctctctctttcacacacatacacacacatacatcaagTATGTTGGTAATTATTTCTCATTCAGGCATCTCACTCTCAAGTTAAGGAGCAGGGAAAATGAAAAGCTAATTGCAGTAAAGAAACAAACGAGGAGAGGCAAACTACGCCTCAGGATTGGAGTGCCGAAAACCGACGAAGTTTAGAAGTTTCAACCGTCAAAACAGTTGGACGAGAATAGAACCCACCTCCCAAATCACACATTGCCACAGAGTGCACGTGCGTTAGCtatatgacatcataatgcatTCGCACATACTAATGCTTCGTTTACGATTATCCATCCCACCACTCCGTTAACCGTCATGGTCTCTTTTTTAAAGAGCGTACCAAATCATGTTGTGCCGAATagggcgtgtgtttgtgtgatcccCGAGGGCAGGGTGGTCAACTCATGGACGGTGGGCTGGCTCTGTTGATTGATACACTTGTTGATTGTCAAGTTCAGGTCAGGTTACGTCAGTTCAactcagtgctttttttttgcttttttttttagcttagaggacaaaaacagagcCTGTGATCCCAATTTCTCCTCAGTGACAATACTAACACTCTGCCAGTCCTCCTCAGATGGCACAAATGTTTTGTTAGTCAAAAGatgacagaagaaaacagaaaaaaacaacaacaacaacagtatcTATACGATAGCTAaggaaacaagaaaaacaaaaccacctaaaaattacatgaataaaaacattacCTCTCTACAGCAAAGGTGTTGAAGACACACAAACGTTCAGCTCAGAACCTGGCACGGGGTAGCAGACACCCTGCACCAGGCCTGCGGAGTCTCTTGGCGTCTGAGAGCTCTCAGCGTCGTTGTCTAAGCTCTAGCGTAAAACGATATGGCAGGTTTTTTCCAAGAATCCCccccaggtctctctctctctctctctctctctctctgtctctctgtgcctgttctTGTAGCCCTAGACACACTGTGGGTGCCGTTTTTGTTTCCTGAGCCCCTGAGCCAGCTGtcaaactgactgtgtgtggtaGTGCTGGTGGGGTTGGACAGGGTCCATTTGCTGGGTGTCTGGCTAAGGTAGAATCAACAGGAAGGGAGCTGcccggggtggggggtggggggaagcTGGAGGCAAGAGGGAGGTTAGTGGAATTTggagatttgttttgttgtgctgcggagtttctctttctctgttttttttttattattattgtggggttttctttctctgttttgcctctctctcttggtctctcaaAATCTCTGCTCAAGACTTCAGCACTcaactctgctctgctcttttcttctcttctcttctcttctcttctcttctcctgtctcctttctctcctttctttctcctttcctgcTTCCCTTGAGGCTTTTAATCTTTACTCCTTTCCCttgttctctccctcctgtctgctgtctgtttgtttatgattgtgtgtctgttggtccTGAAGActctgtatgggtgtgtgtgtgagtgtgtaagtgattgATGAtgtaacagacagtgtgtgtgagtgagaggacAGTCTGAAATAGATTAGCCATGCTCCTGGATTTTCGTGATAAGCCAACCAGTAGATGCTTACAGGAATGTGGACGTTTTGTGTGAAATAGTTTTGGTGAAGTCACGGTGTTTATTTGCAGAAGAGAATTGGGAGGAAAATTGCATTGTTTGGAAGGCCATTACTTCCTCAGCCTGTCTGCGTCTGAATCGCATTAATATGTATTCCCAGCGCCGCACACATTAAACAGAGATATGTCGAGGGGAAAAAATaagttttgttctctgtttgtttgatgtcaTATGTTAGTTATTAATGAGCGGTCAACACTGCAGCTCAGCAAATTTCTTTCCCTTATCGTTCCAGACACGGTCTAAGATCAGAATGGCTGAAACTTTTATATAGATATTGCCTTCCAGTACTCTGATATGCGCCAAAACCTTTCAGCTGTGATTTCAACCTCGCACAGGATCTGTCAGTGATCTCAGACAGATCTGTGACcatgtgtgtggagtgtttacTGAATGTGAGCAGTAATTATGGGCAGGATTAGACCTCTGTGCATAAAAACACATCAGTCTACAGTCACTGTGAACATGCCTCTGATGTGttacatgtttttgttattggATTAAAAAGGAAACGTGGATGTTTCTTCAGATCTGTGTGAAGCCAGTCAAGAGTGTGGGATCAAACAAAACTATACACTATTAaccctcactctgtgtgtgtgtgtgtgtgtgtgtgtgtgtgtgtgtgtacatgtatgtgcatgtgtgtgtgattgtgtgttgtAATGACAAGCCAATGACTGTAGTGTTGACTGTTGAATGCTTTGTCTCCTCAGAGggttgtatgtgtttgtatgtctatatgtacatgtatgttgTAGTGACAAGCCCGTGACTGTAGTGTTGACTGTAGTTTCTCCTCACagggttgtatgtgtgtgtgagtgtgtgttgtagtgacaggcctgtaactgtagtgttgaCTGTCAAATGCTTTGTCTCCTCACAGGGTGGTGAAGGAGGAAATCTCAGATGACAGTGCCAAACTGCCCTGTTTTAACGGACGAGTGGTGTCCTGggtaaacatgtttgtttttctttatctctctctttcactcactctttcactcactatTTCTTTGTTCTCTTGTATCGAACCATGTACAGCGTGCAACACTACATTACATGACAGTACTTGAGTCTGTGAGAGGATAGTGCCACTGAGCTGCTTTTTTTAAGAAACTTTGAAAAGTTTTATCCTGTGATGTGAGCATTTTGACCTTTAGCTCTTTACTCTCGTTGAAAATTATGTTTTGTATTTGGTTTACGAGAGATAGCGTTTGTGCACAGCGAGGTGAAATCCCTGCGGAGAATACTGTGCTgcatttaaatgactgaacaatAGCCATAATGAACCTTCcctgggaaggagagagggagagagagagagagagagagctctggaaggtttagaggaggagagggaaacagTGGGGAGCAGTTTGTGTGGAGCTCAAATATTTTTACTGGTCTCCGTTGGGAAGTGGGGGTTTGAAATAAGGAGCTCCAGTGAATATTTTCATCTCGTTAAAAGATCTCTGGGTTTCCCTAAGAAGCGACCCACAGCAGATACAGtggaaaactcatttttcatcatgtgaACACAGGAAAGTTTATTTTTTGATGCAGTTTGTTTTCCAACCCACCCACTGccatcagttcattttcaccTTTACGTTTGAGTGTCCTTGTATCCTCCTGTGATTTCAAACGTTGTATGTCGATACGTTTTCTTAATGGTTAAGGAGGCAGATTGAACTTGACttgactttgttgttgttgttttgtcttgtaaAGAACATTTCAGGTTTTAAATGAAGCATACAGCTGTGAAATGATGAACCCAAACTGTCACAATCACtttgtgtaaacacagacatgtctcGTATACAAAGCAAATGCCTTCGTTAACAGACACAACTCGAGAGGTCTGACGTCATGGTTACGACAATTCAGTGTTCCGTCAATGGGCCAACATTCCATTTAAGCTTCCTTAAATCCCTCCAGCCGTAACTCCTCTGTCTTTGGCATGTTTTCGCTCTGTTAAACTGTGTTTAGCGATTCGTTGACTTTAAAAGCACTATCTGTGTCACCAGGGTTATAGGTATTGTGGTcgggaagacaaaaaaaagaagcaggtGCAAGTGTCTGAAAAGGGTTTGCACGAAACTAAAGCTGGCCAGGGGAGACATGCGATCTGAGCGGTAGACAGACTACAGAAATGGTTCCCATGAGGAAAACCGTACAAAAGACTCCACATCCATTAGTCTGAGGAAAcgtccactctgtgtgtgtgtgtgtgtgtgtgtgtgtgtgtgtgtggtctgtcttCCTCCACCTGGCCCTAGAGGggccctcttctctttctttctcaaatgGAGGAGTGATTTCTTAAACATGGCTTAAACAAACCTCTCCACAACTCTTCACCTGCGGCCGAATTGGCTGACTGGGACGTTTTTAAGAGTGGAAGCAGCGGGACCATCGTGAAGATGatgcgctgtttttttttttttgtctttttataaaGGAAGTTTTTGCACAGTAATTGGATCCAGGTTACATTAAATCAGGGGAATAGTTTGAGATGGACGGATGTGTTTTCCAGGTGCTTTGCAGCCCTTCACAAAACTCCTGCCGTGTATGTGTCATTTAAGTATGAAGCTTGTGTAACGCGCTCGACACCGGATAGCCCAGAgctgtgtgtgcactgattGTTCCTGTTTTCAGGAGAGGGCAAAATGAATAGCAGTACGTGAGACGAAATATGATTACTTTGTTAACACACTGACCGTTCCCTTCATTCATATCTTATTTTCCACCCATTTGTTCTCTGTCAAGTTCTCAGACTCCCTGAAATATACCCTATACCAGTGCAGTATTTGTTCTTTATGTAaatgctgttctctgtctctttctttctctttctttgtctctctctctctctctctctctctctctctctcacacagctggTCTCCTCTGATGGTCCTGCTGCTGttgagcctccagctcctcctgtgGAAGTACGACCACAGCCCTCACCTCCTCCgcctccccttcctcctccaCCTGCCGAGAGAACAGGAGGCATTGGAGACTCCAGACCTCCCTCCTTTCAGTACGGCctattgtttctttgtttctttctctctctccctttccttcacTCCATTTTAAAACAACCCATAGACTCCTCTCTGGAGCCCTTCTTGAACAAATGACAGTATAAGTTGGTGATAAGTTGAAAGAAGAGGTGAATGCAGTTCTGCCCGCGTATTGGCTTGGCGGAGTGTCTGTCACATCTGACACACCCGTCCAGTGTTTTCAGATCCTCAAACATGTAAAACAGCATGGAAAAGGATTAGAATTGCAGAATAAGCCCATGAATAGCGTTTCTCTTGAAGACAAAATTCTCTTAAATCATGAAAAGCATTTCTCTTAAATACGGTACTCCCCCACACCCATCCCCTACAATGTGAAtgattttcacacagacatacagactgtTATGATGTCATCCACATGCACAGACACCCTACTAAGTCTATTGGAGGCACCTTTTTAACTATAAAATGTCTCACCTGGTCTAGCCTTTTGAAGTAGACTGTTATATGGATGGAGGACTGAAAGAGCCCATTTCCACCTGTTTTTTGTGCTATTTTCAATATAAAGTAGTTGAAACATTTGAATCAGCCATTCCCTTAATAGCATAAGCATAGAGTCCTATATATGAGGTACAGTGGAACCTAACCCAGCAGTTGACGGGTTACTGAATGGAAACCTTTTCTTCTGCACCTTTCTCATGAACCTTCTCCCAGCGCATCCTGTTTCACATCCCTAATGGCATCGGGTTAAGAGATTAGGTTTCCAACTGGAGCCAAAGCGATGAATATGATGATGAAACTGAGAGCTATAAAATGTGTTATGACTGCAATGTGATATGCAGTTTGCCTTCCTGTCATTTGTGAAATATCTGATTGTCATTTCCTCTGGATTTTTTTCCTGAGCGTTTTACGTCATGTTTACAGTTCTTTGCCCTTTCTGCTGAACTGTGAGTGTTTTAGAGGTGTTTGTGCTCTATTATAAATGtgaaactttgtgtgtgtgtgtgtgtgcgtgctgtagTCCGAACGCTACGGGCAGTGTGGAGACTCTGGATGatcagactgagacagagtcagtggtgtccttcaggagagagagacccagaCACAGAGACAACGTGGACCAGCACGGTGAGAGACGCGGCACGGCCCAGCTCCCgtcacagaaccacagaaccCGAATGTCTTTTCCACTTTTAATAACTAAACCGGGTCTGTTACGTATTGATATAGTTAAATGGTTCAGCTGGAAGTTCTGAGATATCGCATACATCTGTCTCGGTCTCATATACTACTCTAGcgtaatttctctcttttttttctcttcctttttttcttttcctttcttccttgcatccttttcttccttctctcttcctctgtgtgtcaggCTCACGGCTGAATGGCCAATCTCGTCTGGAGCGACATTTGGCAGGTTATGAGAGTGCCACCACGGTCATGAGCAGTGAACTGGAGACAACAAGTTTCTGTGACTCTGACGACGATGACACTATGAGCAGGTATGGAGATGACCACCGcatgagcatacacacacacacacacacacacacacccagtatacccacacacacacacacccagtatacccacacacacacacacacacacacacacacacccatccagtATACCCACAGAGAGTAAAACTGTCCCAaacaccaagacacacacacacacacacacacacccacacacacacccagtatACCCACAGAGAGTAAAACTGTCCCAAAcaccaagacacacagacacacacgcacacacacacacacacacacacacacacaccctgtataCCCACAGAGAGTAAAACTGTCCCAaacaccaagacacacacacacacccagtatACCCACAGAGAGTAAAACTGTCCCAaacaccaagacacacacacacacccagtatACCCACAGAGAGTAAAACTGTCCCAAACAccaagacgcacacacacacacacacacacacccagtatACCCACAGAGAGTAAAACTGTCCCAAACAccaagacgcacacacacacacacacacacacccagtatACCCACAGAGAGTAAAACTGTCCCAaacaccaagacacacacacacacacacatgcagaggcaCAAATTTCACTGGCATAAAAGCACAtactcaaaccattttaatatgcacagtggtgtgtttgtttttcattcactgaGCCAATCTGTCAGTGCTGTACATGTTTATGGCATGTTGTGTGATG encodes:
- the LOC115816165 gene encoding RING finger protein 222 produces the protein MSGSTQSSEELLCANDSAEVECPICYQEYNQGSKCPRMLECLHVFCTECLRNIQLSPLNLPDPQTPTCISCPLCRHPTHLEDGDTHSLPCNSRILARLPPLAFRMPVSVTTRLATVTQRVVLSLEARDARFIILPTVSLRVEQMGERESLPSPTSSGAFRGEVEVLHRHRRTLLCVQLMAVLFWILFVFTCVMGVVFGPSFFHN